One genomic segment of Rissa tridactyla isolate bRisTri1 unplaced genomic scaffold, bRisTri1.patW.cur.20221130 scaffold_446, whole genome shotgun sequence includes these proteins:
- the MAPK7 gene encoding mitogen-activated protein kinase 7 produces the protein MCGSPGRVGPLGYVGPLGRLGPGDVWVAVMCGSPGTCGSPGRVGPGGRSPQARVPPQVPWRRQRRRPWGAAPPRGGVRGAGGGPLALLKARALDVTFEVGDEYEVIETIGTGAYGVVSSARRRDTGQQVAIKKIPNAFDVVTNAKRTLRELKILKHFKHDNIIGIKDILKPTVPYGEFRSVYVVLDLMESDLHQIIHSAQPLTLEHVRYFLYQLLRGLKYIHSANVLHRDLKPSNLLVNENCELKIGDFGMARGLGADPRHAKAFLTEYVATRWYRAPELLLSLHRYTRAIDMWSVGCIFAEMLGRRQLFPGRNYVHQLQLIMAVLGTPPAAVMAAIGAERVRAYVQSLPPRPAVPWESLFGDAEPAALALLGRMLRFDPRERVGVAEALRHPFLAKYHDPEDEPDCVPAFDFAFDRRVLTKEEIKAAIVAEIADFHARRDGIRRQIAFAPAGGAENVANGAGGGGTAANGAMADVNVPLGNIHAANAGVTAADAGVNVANVNVANSGVAVVNVNMGNVGVGNSSVGAANAGVTLANVDINMANAAMATMGTAMTNSNVNVANAAMANVTAPNVTAPNAAVAGVGPAWPCADVDMPSPGPAPAPDCPMDSPRVKAEPGAPTVPKRDGAISDDTKAALKAALLKSAMRNKSKEPPCAAPEAPEGRKPVTAAERQREREEKRRRRQERAKEREKKQRERERREPRGRGEGLRGLVLTDDDRHLLERWTKMRDGAPPRPPPPPRPPDPPPPCPPPCGAPPETWPGPEVWTEPPAAPLPADPDVATVTQQLSKSQVEDLLPPVFSVTPKGSGAGYGVGFDLEEFLSQSLDMVGDTKESQGDSAPLSASLLADWLEVHRLSPAALESLQRDLQLGSPMLLADDLPDP, from the exons ATGTGTGGGTCCCCAGGACGTGTGGGTCCCCTGGGATATGTGGGTCCCCTGGGACGTCTGGGTCCGGGGGACGTGTGGGTCGCCGTGATGTGTGGGTCCCCTGGGACGTGTGGGTCGCCGGGACGTGTGGGTCCCGGAGGCCGGTCTCCCCAGGCCCGTGTCCCGCCGCAGGTGCCATGGCGGAGGCAGAGGCGGAGGCCGTGgggcgccgcccccccccggggcggggttcggggggccggggggggtcccctggCCCTGCTGAAGGCTCGGGCGCTGGACGTCACCTTCGAGGTGGGGGACGAGTACGAGGTCATCGAGACCATCGGCACCGGCGCCTACGGAGTCGTcagctccgcccgccgccgcgacACCG GCCAGCAGGTGGCCATCAAGAAGATCCCCAACGCCTTCGACGTGGTGACCAACGCCAAGCGGACGCTGCGGGAGCTGAAGATCCTCAAGCACTTCAAGCACGACAACATCATCGGCATCAAGGACATCCTCAAACCCACCGTCCCCTACGGCGAGTTCCGCTCCGT CTACGTGGTGTTGGACCTGATGGAGAGCGACCTCCACCAGATCATCCACTCGGCGCAACCCCTGACGCTGGAGCACGTCCGGTACTTCCTCTACCAGCTCCTGCGGGGCCTCAAGTACATCCACTCGGCCAACGTCCTCCACCGCGACCTCAAACCCAGCAACCTTTTGGTCAACGAGAACTGCGAGCTCAAAATCGGCGATTTCGGCATGGCTCGAGGTTTAGGTGCCGACCCCCGACACGCCAAAGCTTTCCTCACCGAATACGTGGCCACCCGCTGGTACCGAGCGCCGgagcttctcctctccctccaccgTTACACCCGCGCCATCGACATGTGGTCGGTGGGTTGCATCTTCGCCGAGATGTTGGGCCGGCGGCAACTCTTCCCCGGCAGGAACTACGTCCACCAGCTCCAGCTCATCATGGCCGTCTTGGGGACGCCGCCGGCCGCCGTCATGGCGGCCATCGGCGCCGAACGGGTGCGGGCCTACGTGCAGAGTTTGCCGCCTCGACCGGCGGTGCCTTGGGAGAGCCTTTTCGGCGACGCCGAACCGGCGGCTTTGGCGCTTTTAGGCCGTATGTTGCGTTTCGACCCCCGGGAACGGGTGGGGGTGGCCGAGGCCTTGCGTCACCCCTTTTTGGCCAAATACCACGATCCCGAGGACGAGCCCGACTGCGTCCCCGCCTTCGACTTCGCCTTCGACCGCCGGGTGCTCACCAAGGAGGAGATCAAGGCGGCCATCGTGGCCGAGATCGCCGACTTCCACGCCCGCCGCGACGGCATCCGGCGGCAAATCGCCTTCGCCCCGGCCGGCGGGGCTGAAAACGTCGCCAACGGGGCCGGTGGTGGCGGCACCGCGGCCAACGGTGCCATGGCCGACGTTAACGTGCCCCTGGGCAACATCCACGCGGCCAACGCTGGCGTCACCGCGGCCGACGCCGGCGTCAACGTGGCCAACGTCAACGTGGCCAACTCCGGCGTGGCCGTGGTCAACGTCAACATGGGTAACGTCGGTGTGGGCAACTCCAGCGTCGGCGCGGCCAACGCCGGCGTCACCTTGGCCAACGTTGATATCAACATGGCCAACGCCGCCATGGCCACCATGGGCACCGCCATGACCAACAGCAACGTCAACGTGGCCAACGCCGCCATGGCCAACGTCACCGCGCCCAACGTCACCGCGCCCAATGCCGCGGTGGCCGGCGTCGGCCCCGCCTGGCCCTGCGCCGACGTGGACATGCcgagccccggccctgccccagcccccgaCTGCCCAATGGACTCTCCCCGGGTGAAGGCGGAGCCGGGGGCCCCCACCGTGCCCAAGAGGGACGGGGCCATCTCTGACGACACCAAGGCCGCCCTCAAGGCCGCGCTGCTCAAGTCGGCCATGAGGAACAAGAGCAAAG AGCCACCCTGCGCGGCCCCGGAGGCGCCGGAGGGCCGTAAACCGGTGACGGCGGCGGAACGGCAGCGGGAACGGGAAGAGAAGCGCCGGCGGCGACAGGAACGGGCCAAGGAACGGGAGAAGAAACAGCGGGAACGGGAACGACGCGAaccccggggccggggcgagggTCTCCGAGGCCTCGTCCTCACCGACGACGACCGCCACCTCCTGGAGCGTTGGACCAAGATGCGGGACGGGGCCCCAcctcgccccccgccccctccccgaccccccGACCCCCCTCCCCCTTGTCCCCCGCCTTGCGGGGCTCCCCCCGAAACTTGGCCGGGCCCCGAGGTTTGGACGgaacctcccgccgcccccctcccggcGGACCCCGACGTGGCCACCGTCACCCAACAGCTCTCCAAGTCGCAG GTGGAGGACTTGCTGCCCCCCGTCTTCTCGGTGACCCCcaaggggagcggggccggctaTGGGGTGGGCTTCGACCTGGAGGAGTTCCTCAGCCAATCCTTGGACATGGTGGGGGACACCAAGGAGAG ccaagGCGATTCGGCGCCACTCTCGGCATCGCTGTTGGCCGATTGGCTGGAGGTCCATcgcctcagccccgccgccctcGAGAGCCTCCAGCGGGACCTCCAGCTCGGCTCCCCCATGCTCCTCGCCGACGACCTCCCCGACCCCTAA